Proteins encoded within one genomic window of Oryza brachyantha chromosome 7, ObraRS2, whole genome shotgun sequence:
- the LOC102705738 gene encoding uncharacterized protein LOC102705738, producing MEPTGTIVFATVGVTSFGFDVFSSPVPPPPLPSTAPGAERRHTDGVSVNFNAQFVDDAAEEVAFVSERGGAAGLFVCRPGDERAEPLPAVEGSLFHDRPTVRGGRMYFVSAHERPPVPFRSWAAVYVTDLARKETARVSPPGVVDMSPAVSASGELVAVASYGHRPWAFDFRVLETEVAVFRAADPAGRVVVAARGGWPAWHGEGTVFFHRVAEDGWWSVFRVDISPETLEPTGAERRVTPPGLHCFTPAAVGRGGGGRWIAVATRRKGRAQRHVELFDLETEQFTPLTERLNPELHHYNPFFSPSGHRVGYHRFRGAGAAGDSVVPHLQPVRSPVRSLRMLRVNGTFPSFSPDAAHLAMNGDFFKTPGVSILRSDGRKRWVLTREPNLFYTAWSPTESGVVFTSMGPIFETHKATVRIARLEFDAGELAPDRDEVAATLKVLTRPESGNDAFPAVSPCGKWIVFRSGRSGHKNLYIVDAAHGEDGAGEGTIRRLTDGEWIDTMPSWSPDGSLIAFSSNRHDPTNAAVFSIYLVRPDGSGLRRVHVAGPAGSPEAEKERINHVCFSPDSEWLLFTANFGGVMAEPISAPNQFQPYGDLHACRLDGSGLVRLTCNAYENGTPAWGPTPAAGLLGSLALDDPPPAGAGDESLGEFDEPLWLTCDV from the coding sequence ATGGAGCCCACCGGCACGATCGTCTTCGCCACCGTCGGCGTCACCAGCTTCGGCTTCGACGTCTTCTCCTcccccgtgccgccgccgccgctgccgtccacGGCGCCGGGCGCCGAGCGCCGCCACACGGACGGCGTGTCTGTCAACTTCAATGCCCAGTtcgtcgacgacgccgccgaggaggtggCCTTCGTGTCCgagcgaggcggcgcggccggtCTGTTCGTGTGCCGCCCCGGGGACGAGCGGGCGGAGCCGctgccggcggtggaggggagCCTGTTCCACGACCGCCCCACGGTGAGGGGCGGCCGGATGTACTTCGTGTCGGCCCACGAGAGGCCGCCCGTGCCGTTCAGGAGCTGGGCGGCGGTGTATGTGACGGACCtggcgaggaaggagacggcgagggtgaGTCCCCCGGGCGTGGTGGACATGAGCCCCGCCGTGTCCGCCTCCGGGGAGCTTGTGGCGGTTGCGTCGTATGGTCACCGGCCGTGGGCGTTCGACTTCCGCGTGCTGGAGACGGAGGTCGCCGTCTTCCGCGCCGCCGATCCGGCCgggcgcgtcgtcgtcgcggcgcgGGGTGGGTGGCCGGCGTGGCATGGGGAGGGCACGGTCTTCTTCCACCGCGTCGCCGAGGACGGTTGGTGGAGCGTGTTCCGGGTGGATATCTCGCCGGAGACCCTCGAGCCCACCGGCGCCGAGCGGCGGGTGACGCCGCCGGGGCTGCACTGTTTCACTCCAGCCGCggtcggccgcggcggaggcgggcggtGGATCGCCGTGGCGACGCGACGCAAGGGGCGCGCGCAGCGGCACGTCGAGCTGTTCGACCTCGAGACGGAGCAGTTCACCCCGCTCACCGAGCGCCTCAATCCGGAGCTCCACCACTACAACCCCTTCTTCTCCCCATCCGGCCACCGCGTCGGGTACCACCGCttccgcggcgccggcgcggcgggcgactCGGTGGTGCCCCACCTGCAGCCGGTGCGGAGCCCGGTGCGGTCGCTCCGGATGCTGCGGGTGAACGGCACGTTCCCGTCGTTCTCGCCGGACGCGGCGCACCTCGCCATGAACGGCGACTTCTTCAAGACGCCCGGCGTCTCGATCCTCCGATCCGACGGCCGCAAGCGGTGGGTCCTGACGAGGGAGCCCAACCTGTTCTACACGGCGTGGAGCCCCACCGAGAGCGGCGTCGTGTTCACCTCCATGGGCCCCATCTTCGAGACCCACAAGGCGACGGTCAGGATCGCGCGGCTCGAgttcgacgccggcgagctcgcccCCGACCGCGACGAGGTCGCCGCCACGCTGAAGGTGCTCACCCGCCCGGAGTCCGGCAACGACGCGTTCCCGGCGGTGTCGCCGTGCGGGAAATGGATCGTGTTCCGCTCCGGCCGCTCCGGGCACAAGAACCTCTACATCGTCgacgcggcgcacggcgaggacggcgccggAGAAGGAACGATCCGGCGGCTGACCGACGGCGAGTGGATCGACACGATGCCGAGCTGGTCGCCGGACGGGAGCCTCATCGCGTTCTCCTCGAACCGCCACGACCCGACGAACGCCGCCGTGTTCAGCATCTACCTGGTGCGGCCCGAcggctccggcctccgccgcgtccACGTCGCCGGGCCGGCGGGGAGCCCGGAGGCGGAGAAGGAGCGGATCAACCACGTGTGCTTCAGCCCGGACTCGGAGTGGCTGCTGTTCACGGCCAACTTCGGCGGCGTCATGGCGGAGCCCATCTCGGCGCCGAACCAGTTCCAGCCGTACGGCGACCTGCACGCGTGCCGCCTCGACGGGTCCGGGCTGGTCAGGCTGACGTGCAACGCGTACGAGAACGGCACGCCGGCGTGGGgcccgacgccggcggccgggcTGCTGGGGTCGCTGGCGCTGGACgacccgccgcccgccggcgccggggacgaGTCGCTCGGCGAGTTCGACGAGCCACTGTGGCTCACCTGCGACGTGTGA